From a region of the Salipiger profundus genome:
- a CDS encoding amidohydrolase family protein, translating into MSLTGNTMNYSSDNDPAIQEFNTSKLLKNARKQAEDRNYKDFFICDVDSHHYETEALPEILQYMDDPVMRHLGLSAGNVGRAGLIPQAIGSQDMAGRVTRYAGRNKEIVPEEPHRDITLARRWMDAMGTDMACLFPTPMLLLATHPQVEVEVAMARAYNRWLSERILEEDNRLVSMVYLPMNEPHEAEKMIDEFAEKKGVVGFLSTGYLKRPVHDSANMRIYAKLEEHGMPLGFHAAYHWADTSLAQLNKFISVHALGFSFCNIIHMTNWVMNGMPERFPKLKTMWIESGLAWVPFLMQRLDNEYMMRTSDAPLLKKKPSDYMREMYYSTQPMELVDNREALEVTFKMINAESQLLYSSDYPHWDMDLPSTIYDLPFLDEKAKRSILGGNAQKLFNLDPVMSEWKLEANAKG; encoded by the coding sequence ATGTCTTTGACGGGCAACACGATGAACTACAGCTCGGATAACGATCCGGCGATACAGGAATTTAACACCAGCAAGCTGCTGAAGAACGCACGTAAGCAAGCGGAAGACCGTAATTACAAAGACTTCTTCATTTGCGATGTGGACAGCCACCACTATGAGACTGAGGCCTTGCCGGAAATCCTGCAATACATGGACGACCCGGTGATGCGCCATCTTGGCTTGTCAGCCGGTAACGTTGGCCGCGCCGGCCTTATTCCGCAGGCGATCGGTTCGCAGGACATGGCTGGGCGCGTGACGCGCTATGCGGGTCGGAACAAGGAAATTGTCCCCGAAGAACCACACCGCGACATCACTTTGGCACGGCGCTGGATGGACGCGATGGGTACGGATATGGCGTGCCTTTTCCCAACCCCAATGCTGTTGTTGGCAACGCACCCCCAAGTCGAGGTCGAGGTGGCAATGGCCCGCGCCTATAACCGTTGGCTGAGCGAGCGCATTCTTGAAGAAGACAATCGCCTCGTATCCATGGTCTATCTGCCCATGAACGAGCCGCACGAAGCCGAGAAGATGATTGACGAGTTCGCCGAAAAGAAAGGCGTCGTTGGGTTCCTTTCGACTGGGTATCTCAAGCGGCCAGTGCATGACAGCGCAAACATGCGTATTTATGCCAAACTGGAAGAGCATGGAATGCCTCTTGGCTTCCACGCGGCTTATCACTGGGCCGACACCTCGTTGGCACAGCTGAACAAGTTTATCTCAGTTCACGCGCTTGGTTTCAGCTTCTGTAACATCATCCACATGACCAACTGGGTTATGAACGGCATGCCCGAGCGTTTTCCAAAGCTGAAAACCATGTGGATCGAAAGTGGTCTGGCTTGGGTTCCTTTCCTGATGCAACGGCTGGACAACGAGTACATGATGCGTACGTCCGATGCTCCGCTCTTGAAGAAAAAACCCAGCGATTACATGCGTGAGATGTACTACTCTACGCAGCCGATGGAGCTGGTGGACAACCGCGAAGCCTTGGAAGTCACCTTCAAGATGATAAACGCAGAATCGCAGTTGCTCTATTCGTCCGACTATCCGCATTGGGATATGGATCTTCCGAGCACGATCTATGACCTTCCGTTCTTGGACGAGAAGGCCAAGCGGAGCATTCTAGGTGGAAACGCGCAGAAACTGTTCAATCTTGACCCAGTTATGTCCGAGTGGAAACTGGAGGCAAACGCCAAAGGTTGA
- a CDS encoding TniQ family protein, with translation MKPHPLPKTVAPLPDELLSGWLSRLAAANYCDDAELLAHLRIDTAHGTALNFNVDAAAAAKIANAARIDPDVVRSLTFPAMTTREASLTAQIPFQHCLQCSREGLSLKHWRRAWAFDCQVCGTRLVPTLGKASGEQMPEKLINRARNGAARLEYAARLRSSKQFRRAMRAVTFAISLKAFRGDPLYALQGHRLEVRLFGLAAIDAAQSRPLVKAAISSSGIDDYARVALLRAFDKEPRLLAAVVYIARQRAKSIGAMAVESHN, from the coding sequence GTGAAGCCGCACCCGCTGCCCAAGACTGTCGCGCCGCTGCCCGACGAGTTGTTGTCAGGTTGGTTGTCTAGGCTGGCGGCGGCCAACTACTGTGATGATGCGGAACTACTGGCTCATCTCAGAATCGATACCGCGCATGGCACCGCCTTGAACTTCAACGTCGACGCGGCTGCGGCGGCGAAGATTGCCAACGCCGCACGGATTGACCCAGATGTTGTGCGATCTTTGACCTTCCCAGCAATGACGACACGAGAAGCCTCGCTGACGGCCCAGATACCATTCCAGCATTGCCTGCAATGTTCCAGAGAGGGCCTTTCGCTCAAGCATTGGAGGCGAGCCTGGGCATTCGACTGCCAGGTTTGTGGGACGAGACTTGTGCCGACGCTCGGCAAGGCCAGTGGCGAACAGATGCCCGAAAAGCTGATAAATCGTGCGCGCAACGGCGCCGCGCGGCTTGAATACGCCGCGCGATTACGCAGCTCCAAGCAATTTCGGCGCGCAATGCGCGCGGTCACCTTTGCCATATCATTAAAGGCCTTCCGCGGAGATCCGTTATACGCTCTTCAGGGCCACAGGCTGGAAGTAAGGCTGTTTGGCCTTGCTGCAATTGATGCAGCCCAATCCCGTCCACTGGTCAAAGCGGCCATCTCAAGCTCCGGCATCGACGACTATGCAAGGGTTGCTCTATTGCGCGCCTTCGATAAGGAGCCACGTCTGCTTGCCGCGGTTGTTTACATCGCCCGGCAGCGCGCGAAAAGCATAGGCGCGATGGCAGTGGAATCTCATAATTAA
- a CDS encoding Rieske (2Fe-2S) protein, with product MSDLSDKTAKICEVDGVEIGVIRHKGDIVAYKNVCPHQGGPVCEGLKMPQVCVELDDQQRALRQTFNEDELHFVCPWHGWEFKIATGEAVGDPKYKMKRYNVVERGGEVYVEV from the coding sequence GTGTCGGACTTGAGCGACAAGACGGCAAAGATTTGCGAGGTCGACGGGGTCGAGATCGGGGTCATTCGGCACAAAGGAGACATCGTTGCATATAAGAACGTGTGTCCGCACCAAGGTGGCCCGGTATGCGAAGGCCTAAAGATGCCGCAGGTCTGCGTCGAACTCGACGACCAGCAGCGCGCGCTCCGGCAGACCTTCAACGAAGACGAACTGCATTTCGTTTGCCCGTGGCATGGCTGGGAATTCAAGATTGCGACGGGCGAAGCCGTTGGCGATCCAAAGTACAAAATGAAACGTTACAACGTGGTGGAAAGAGGAGGTGAGGTCTATGTCGAAGTTTGA
- a CDS encoding TniB family NTP-binding protein has protein sequence MRAGKTEEDGRITLIQSDIWIGFPRAEQVLDRLQCMIEAPRQTRMPGLLVHGASGIGKTMIARNLSRRYAPEYDPASGITRTPLLLLQAPPAPDERRFYLHILATVGAPATALSARAQNVASLEVRVVALLRDLGLRMIMIDEVHNLLAGTHREQRRFLNVLRYLSNELEVSLVCLGVSEAVDAIRGDIQLARRLDEHHLPNWRDDAEFSDMIQTLIAAMPLEKKSNLKVKSLKQILALTGGVTSRIFALIKDLSIDAIVTGDECITDDAIAKWTPVWSRHANPHRRLEKSGV, from the coding sequence TTGAGGGCAGGAAAAACAGAGGAAGACGGTCGGATCACCCTCATTCAATCGGATATCTGGATTGGCTTTCCGCGGGCCGAACAAGTTCTGGACCGTTTGCAGTGTATGATCGAAGCGCCAAGGCAAACCCGTATGCCTGGCCTTCTTGTGCATGGCGCGTCCGGGATCGGAAAGACGATGATCGCCCGCAATCTTTCGCGCAGATATGCACCGGAATATGACCCAGCATCGGGAATTACGCGAACGCCGCTGTTACTGTTACAAGCACCACCAGCTCCCGACGAACGACGGTTCTATCTGCACATCCTGGCGACCGTCGGGGCACCGGCCACGGCACTGAGCGCGCGCGCTCAAAATGTGGCCTCCCTCGAAGTCCGTGTCGTCGCGCTCTTGCGCGACCTTGGCCTGCGGATGATCATGATCGACGAAGTCCACAACCTCTTGGCCGGGACCCACCGCGAACAGCGCCGCTTTCTCAATGTTCTGCGGTATCTCAGCAATGAACTCGAAGTGTCGCTGGTCTGCCTGGGGGTCAGCGAGGCCGTCGATGCCATCCGTGGTGATATCCAGCTTGCCAGGCGGCTGGACGAACATCACCTTCCAAACTGGCGCGACGACGCCGAGTTCTCGGACATGATCCAGACACTCATCGCGGCAATGCCCCTCGAGAAGAAATCCAATCTGAAGGTCAAGTCACTAAAGCAGATACTTGCGCTGACCGGCGGGGTGACCTCGCGCATCTTCGCCCTGATCAAGGATCTTTCCATCGACGCCATTGTCACAGGTGATGAATGCATCACCGATGACGCAATCGCAAAATGGACGCCGGTTTGGTCGCGCCATGCGAACCCCCATCGGCGGCTCGAGAAGTCCGGGGTGTGA
- a CDS encoding LysR family transcriptional regulator, with protein MRKDRPEEPNDTPSKDLLRSRNLTLHKLHVFCTIAKFNSVTRAAEYLNIAQPAVTAHLRSLEKSLGVKLVRKAGRNIELTHAGRRTLAWAKETIQRSSDMFLDLADIKKGLIGRTRIASSMVAGTYKLSETIIAFKKEFPSARISVSMASPYLATESVLLGDCDFGITLVDHNRDTSRLEIELLWREPLYLVAAIESRLVGDVAYIDELGTLPLITPPKGQMARELIDEVLRAAGVVRTNSVLAFGHPEPILNAIRADVGAGFVFKSALPRDPEVSGLRLVHTPELEIAMPLFLVYDKKTVFSAPQIQLMDRIRQSFAEPA; from the coding sequence TTGCGCAAAGATCGGCCAGAAGAACCGAACGACACGCCGTCGAAAGACTTGCTTCGGTCGCGCAATCTCACGCTGCACAAGCTGCACGTCTTTTGCACGATCGCCAAATTCAACAGTGTAACCCGCGCGGCGGAGTATTTGAATATTGCGCAACCCGCAGTAACCGCCCACCTGCGCAGTCTTGAGAAGAGCCTTGGTGTCAAGTTGGTGCGCAAGGCCGGGCGCAACATCGAACTGACACATGCCGGGCGTCGCACTCTTGCCTGGGCGAAGGAAACTATTCAGCGCAGCTCAGATATGTTTCTTGACCTCGCAGACATCAAGAAAGGTCTGATTGGCCGAACGCGGATCGCCTCGTCGATGGTGGCCGGCACCTACAAGTTGTCTGAAACTATAATTGCGTTCAAAAAGGAATTCCCATCGGCCAGGATTTCGGTGTCGATGGCCAGCCCCTACCTGGCCACGGAATCAGTTCTGCTTGGGGATTGCGACTTCGGTATCACTTTGGTTGATCACAATCGCGACACCTCACGGTTGGAAATCGAATTGCTCTGGCGCGAGCCGCTTTATCTGGTGGCCGCGATAGAGAGCCGACTGGTCGGCGATGTCGCTTACATCGATGAGCTAGGGACATTGCCGCTGATCACCCCGCCGAAGGGGCAAATGGCTCGAGAACTCATCGATGAGGTGCTGCGCGCCGCTGGGGTCGTGAGAACCAACAGCGTACTGGCCTTCGGGCATCCCGAGCCGATCTTAAATGCGATCCGCGCCGATGTCGGGGCCGGTTTCGTCTTCAAGAGCGCATTGCCGAGGGACCCAGAGGTGTCAGGGCTTCGCCTTGTGCATACACCAGAGCTGGAAATTGCGATGCCGCTGTTCCTGGTCTACGACAAGAAGACGGTGTTCTCCGCGCCGCAAATTCAGCTCATGGACCGAATCCGTCAATCCTTCGCCGAGCCTGCATGA
- a CDS encoding 3-hydroxyacyl-CoA dehydrogenase family protein, whose translation MKEFAFGTEPPGSGRICVVGAGFMGCVIATLYAHHGYDAVICDSNQTMLDTYVERARPIAAGLVEDSDASEAMLAGVTLEPDLASAIEGVFLVHEAVQESLEVKQALFAELERICPENVVLATNTSSFLISDIAAQMTRKERMMGIHYVTPGHIVPVIELIHAADTPAELVAWSRMLVQNIEHVGVAILERPGFLVNRIQFAMLTEIYRLMDEGLVSRSP comes from the coding sequence TTGAAGGAATTTGCGTTCGGTACGGAGCCGCCCGGGTCCGGTAGGATTTGCGTCGTCGGGGCCGGATTCATGGGATGTGTCATCGCGACACTCTATGCGCATCACGGCTATGATGCGGTGATCTGCGACAGCAATCAGACCATGCTTGACACTTACGTAGAGCGGGCCCGCCCGATCGCGGCAGGACTGGTCGAGGATTCGGATGCATCGGAGGCCATGCTAGCCGGAGTGACACTTGAGCCGGATCTTGCGAGCGCGATCGAAGGGGTCTTCCTCGTGCATGAAGCAGTGCAGGAATCCCTGGAAGTCAAACAGGCCCTGTTCGCGGAACTCGAAAGGATCTGTCCGGAAAACGTGGTGCTGGCGACCAATACCTCGTCCTTCCTAATCTCCGACATCGCCGCTCAAATGACACGCAAAGAGCGGATGATGGGCATTCACTATGTTACTCCGGGTCATATCGTTCCCGTAATCGAGTTGATCCATGCGGCCGATACGCCAGCGGAGTTGGTGGCATGGAGCCGCATGCTGGTGCAGAACATCGAACATGTCGGTGTCGCGATCCTCGAACGTCCAGGCTTTCTTGTGAACCGGATCCAGTTCGCCATGCTGACCGAGATCTATCGTCTGATGGACGAAGGCCTGGTGTCGCGTAGCCCTTAA
- a CDS encoding universal stress protein: MSIKNILITHSGSAGFPSGVGHATKIAAKHDAWLTAVYGSTSSYFEHVLGLTEELLDKLGNVRNEKIEAARAFFEEQASSAGVAERSRFVMPSEIGKLSLPEIARNFDFVVTGYQSNLPTDEFRAVNPDLMALQSGRPVLVVPNGYSTDKLGSHALVAWDGKRSAARALNDAMTILEERPRKVTILSVGASLPKMPEGTDIVTHLQRHGVDVEQVERPKGKNGIADVIQRTAAELGAKLIVMGAYEHSKFSQDLFGGVTHEVIRNSQVPVFMSH, translated from the coding sequence ATGAGCATCAAGAATATCCTTATTACGCATTCCGGGAGTGCTGGATTCCCGAGTGGCGTAGGTCATGCGACAAAAATTGCGGCCAAGCACGATGCATGGCTGACGGCGGTTTATGGCAGCACTTCTTCCTACTTCGAACATGTTCTCGGCCTGACCGAGGAACTTCTCGACAAGCTCGGAAATGTGCGAAATGAGAAAATCGAAGCTGCTCGAGCCTTTTTTGAGGAGCAAGCTTCTTCGGCAGGAGTGGCCGAACGGTCGCGTTTTGTTATGCCAAGCGAGATCGGAAAGTTAAGTTTGCCCGAAATCGCACGTAATTTTGATTTTGTGGTGACAGGCTACCAATCGAACCTTCCTACCGATGAATTTCGCGCTGTGAACCCAGATCTTATGGCACTACAAAGCGGCCGCCCAGTCCTTGTTGTACCCAATGGATACTCTACTGACAAACTCGGTTCACATGCTCTCGTCGCCTGGGACGGAAAGCGCTCGGCAGCCCGAGCGCTCAACGACGCAATGACGATCTTGGAGGAGAGACCGCGCAAGGTCACGATCTTGAGCGTTGGCGCGAGCCTGCCGAAAATGCCCGAAGGAACAGACATTGTCACCCACCTCCAACGCCATGGTGTTGACGTGGAACAGGTCGAGCGCCCCAAAGGCAAGAACGGCATAGCCGACGTTATTCAACGGACCGCTGCCGAGTTGGGGGCAAAGTTGATCGTGATGGGGGCTTACGAACACAGCAAATTCTCACAAGACCTGTTCGGTGGCGTTACCCACGAAGTCATCAGGAACAGCCAAGTGCCGGTGTTCATGTCCCACTGA
- a CDS encoding Mu transposase C-terminal domain-containing protein codes for MDDDREDFVAAGAEEARRAAVLRPLVQAYLKGTGSLESGINDAVWELGVSRATVWRWIKRLAEEGGRTSALASRKRGRPTGTTLISGKVEAVIEEHLRRYFLRRERPSLSRIVTEIRSACWQQGLQPPTRRTVQRRLDAMDAREIAKAREGAKAARQKFAPVVGDNKANRPLEVVQIDHTPADIILVDSFERKPIGRPWVTLAIDVATRMVTGYYTSLEAPSRLSVALCLTQAVAPKAELLAELVRNVPWPAQGKPHSIHVDNGRDFRSHAFRSACAEWGIDLVYRPPGSPHFGGHIERLIGTMMGAVHLLPGTTQSSVVAKGDYDAEGMATMTLSDFDRWFALEICRYNNSIHSSLGCTPVAKWEALSEQMMGDIPFEIEAFRVSFLPSELRKVRRDGIHLFQIRYWSDALAGHIGRGDGKVVVRYDPRDLSVIWVELDNDRYVEARYRNLEIPPVSLWEYREAMRNARALGKSGSNELVLAELIRQQRQIESESRSLTRAERRSRERKGTLEGANSAVSTTEGLRAIDTGDTSRPLFKVERW; via the coding sequence ATGGATGATGATCGCGAAGACTTCGTTGCCGCTGGTGCTGAGGAGGCGCGCAGGGCGGCCGTTCTGCGTCCGCTTGTTCAGGCATATCTCAAAGGAACTGGCAGTCTGGAAAGTGGCATCAATGACGCCGTTTGGGAGCTTGGTGTCAGCAGGGCGACTGTCTGGCGCTGGATAAAGCGTCTGGCCGAAGAGGGTGGGCGCACCAGCGCGCTGGCTTCTCGGAAACGGGGCCGCCCGACTGGTACAACCTTGATATCCGGCAAGGTGGAAGCGGTGATCGAAGAACATCTTCGCCGTTATTTCTTACGGCGGGAACGCCCAAGCCTGTCGCGCATCGTGACAGAAATCCGAAGCGCGTGCTGGCAGCAGGGCTTGCAACCGCCGACACGTCGGACGGTTCAGCGCAGGCTGGATGCAATGGATGCCCGTGAAATTGCCAAGGCACGCGAAGGCGCAAAGGCGGCCCGCCAGAAATTTGCGCCGGTCGTAGGCGACAACAAGGCAAACCGGCCACTGGAGGTCGTGCAAATCGACCATACGCCTGCGGACATCATTCTCGTCGACAGTTTTGAACGCAAACCAATTGGGCGGCCTTGGGTCACGCTGGCGATCGACGTCGCAACGCGGATGGTGACCGGATATTACACCTCTCTCGAGGCACCTTCGCGTCTGTCGGTGGCGCTTTGCCTGACACAGGCTGTGGCCCCCAAGGCGGAACTTCTGGCGGAATTGGTGCGCAATGTTCCTTGGCCCGCGCAGGGTAAACCGCATAGCATCCACGTCGATAACGGGCGCGATTTCCGGTCGCATGCCTTTCGGTCGGCATGTGCAGAATGGGGGATCGATCTGGTCTATCGGCCGCCAGGCAGTCCTCATTTCGGAGGGCACATCGAACGATTGATCGGCACGATGATGGGGGCCGTGCACCTGTTGCCTGGAACAACGCAATCCTCGGTCGTGGCCAAGGGCGACTATGACGCCGAGGGCATGGCCACGATGACCTTAAGCGACTTCGATCGCTGGTTTGCTCTGGAAATCTGCCGCTACAACAACAGCATTCATTCAAGTCTTGGCTGCACGCCCGTTGCCAAATGGGAGGCGCTCTCAGAGCAAATGATGGGCGATATCCCCTTCGAGATTGAAGCCTTTCGGGTGAGCTTTCTGCCAAGTGAACTGCGCAAGGTCAGGCGTGACGGCATCCATCTGTTCCAGATACGGTACTGGTCCGATGCGCTTGCAGGCCACATCGGGCGCGGGGATGGAAAGGTGGTCGTCCGCTACGACCCTCGCGACCTCTCGGTGATCTGGGTCGAACTGGATAATGACCGATACGTCGAAGCTCGGTACCGAAACCTGGAAATTCCGCCTGTGTCGCTCTGGGAATATCGCGAAGCCATGAGGAATGCCCGTGCCCTTGGCAAGTCCGGGTCCAATGAGCTGGTCCTGGCTGAGCTGATCCGACAGCAACGCCAAATCGAGTCTGAAAGCCGGAGCCTGACGAGGGCCGAACGCCGATCCCGTGAAAGAAAAGGGACATTGGAGGGCGCCAACTCGGCCGTCTCAACAACCGAAGGGCTGCGCGCGATCGATACGGGTGATACATCGCGCCCATTGTTCAAGGTGGAGAGATGGTGA